The Lacerta agilis isolate rLacAgi1 chromosome 14, rLacAgi1.pri, whole genome shotgun sequence sequence AGAGCAGCCTCCCCTCCTGCGCACTCTAGAAGCCCTTTCAATACACAAGTTCACCTTTCCTTCACCGTTCTGTCTCTCCTCAAAATTGATACCGTAAGCGCCATGGGGCAGGGGCCTGCCTACAGTGCTTAActggagagccagcatggtgtaagggtcagagtgtcaggctaggacctgggagatcagggttcaaaatcCCACTCAGTGATGAAGctcactagatgaccttgggccggtcactgcctctctgtctaacttacctcacagggttgttgggggttaaatgaggagggggggacaaccatgcacaccaccttgagctccttggacaaaaaggtaggacagaaatgcaataaataaattatgtaagCTATTATGTAAAGCACCATGTACATTGATAGCAGTATTTGAAAGCAaacttttttaaagagaaaaaatagAACAGGTAATGGCAGTCTctagctacagtggtaccctgggttacgcacaccccatgttgcggacgttcgagttgcgaacgcccgcaacccccggatgcgcagaagcgctcaaatcgcgcttcttccagggtttttttgtgcattcgtgatacgcacgcccgtgttacgtaccATGACCTGGAACAGATCGCGtatgtaacccagggtaccactgtaccatgggttacatacgcttcaggttacagactctgctaacccagaagtaacgcttcaggttaagaactttgcttcaggataagaacagaaatcgtgctctggcggcgcagtggcagcaggaggtcccatgagctaaagtggtgcttcaggttaagaacagtttcaggtgaagaacggacctccagaacaaattaagttcttaaccagaggtaccactgtacaatcgaAGAAATAGGTTGCTGACTTCTGTCACTCCCACTATTTGCAAGAGTGCTCATGTCAGGGCAAAAAGGTGGACAGGAATTTCTCGGCCTCTTTAGGATTTCAGTGGACTTCTTCCGAAAGGTGGGTCCCTGCTGCCCTCTGGTGTCCAGCAAGGGCCCAACACCAGGGGCAGACCAAGACATCTGACCTGACACGGGCCCCTGAatccactatacatttaaagcagtatcataccccTTTAAAGTCTCCCAAAGAGCCGTTAGGAGACCCTCACAGggcaacagttcccagaatttctTAACAATCAATGCTgctttcacagggaactctgggaattgcagctgtcTGACGGGAAAAGGGGATCAGGGCCcttaactgcagctcccagaattcactGGGGGAAGCCACGGCTGCTTAAAGAAACACCATAACGCTTTAAAGGTATGGAGCAGATGTGGCCGCAGATGACTTACCACTGCTAGAAAAAATTCTATGTGTGCAGATCAAAGCCCAGTTTGCGCATTGGAGCCATTGTGCGCCATTGTAGGGCAGGTTAACCAATaataaacataagaagagcctgctggatcaggccaacggggGCCCACctgtccaacatcctgctctcacccGAGGACAAGAacaccctcccctcctctggcttccagcaactggtattcagaagcactgctgcctcccacagcggaggcagagcagagccatcaaccagctacaaatccacccaacAAATCCACCTCatgcagcccacattttaccagcttccttgcaatAACATGGGGGGGCTTTGTCaaaaccttactgaaatcaagatacactatgtccacagcattgcTTGTAAGTgcatcaaaaaagaaagaaaaagaaatgagattcatctggcatgacttgttttttgaGGAACCCAGGCTCAAATTACAGCATCCTATTCCAAgtactgatcaccgaagaatggatgcttttgaattctggtgctggaggagactcttgagagtcccatggactgcaaaaagatcaaacttatccatccttaaagaaatcggccctgagtgctcactggagggacagatcctgaagctgaggctccagtactttggccacctcatgagaagagaagactccctggaaaagaccctgatgttgggaaagatggagggcacaaggagaaggggacgacagaggatgagatggttggacagtgttctcgaagctcctTAGGCAGCCACACCGGTTTCCTTAAATACCTCCCACTTTTCTCTCtcgttggaattgtctgcatttgggcacctaatatttctccttttagaaactcccatctatcttggactcccttctggcATTTCTGACGATGGGATCTCACCCCATAGctccttgttttttttaattggccttcttaaagtccagggtgagtgcatgtctgactacactcagctttcccttgcctctgtatcatgaaacccaggaggacacgatcacttcctcccaagctTCCCAGGACTTCCACTTCATGGATCAGTTCCCCTCTGtgggtgaggaccaggtccaagacagaggacccccttgttgcttcttccatctTCTGGGAAGTGAGTGTAACCTGTCACAGACCCTTCTCTTTACCTGGGCAAAAAGCAGGGCAGAGCCCACCTGCTACAGATCCCTGTCTGCATGGTGCTTGTTTTCTCCCCATTGTTTTTTGCTGGGCAGgttattcctccccaccccccaccccatacaaACAACCCACAAACTAACAAAATAGTCACCATTTCAAATTACAAAGGACAGCTctgcagtgttttatttttcattctccACTGCAGGAACATACCAGAATCAAAACTGCCTCTTCAAAGTGTGCCCTCAATTTGCAGAGTCCCCACTCCCTTCAAAAAGAATCACATGAGTTGATTAATCTACTCATTAATGAGTTGATTAATCTACTCATTAATGAGTTGATTAATCTACTCATTAATGAGTTGATTAATCTACTCATTAAAGGGGGGCAACCTCTTCAGGTGTCACTGGAATCCATTTCCCATCATCGTCCGCAGcatgcatggccaatggacagggatgttaatgagagttgtagtccagcaatatttggagaaaACCCACCACAGGCTCCCCAGATCAAAACTTGCAGCCCTGGTGAGATGCATACACACCCACAGGTAACTTGCACATTCTCAAACCAGCCCCTTGGAACTGCCCCTGTGCGCCAAACAGGTTTTATCCTCCAAGCAGGGCTTTTAAGCTCACTGCCTTGCTCACCAGACTCTGGGAATGTCTTGCGAGGTCTCGGATGGTATCATGAATTCTCACAAGAGCCTTCTAGAAAAAGGCAGAGAACTTAAAAGCTATTTTAGGGCCAGGAAAACCCTGCGCAAAAAGAACTTTTAACCTCTTTGTCTTCCACGACTTTAATTGTTGCAATTTCAACTGGCCAGCCTTCAACCACGTAAAGTTGAAATTGCACATGGTAAAtgtgtttatgttgcaatttaccccccccttgtgtgtgtgtgtgtgtgtgtgtgtgtgtgtgtacacagcattAGGAAGCAATACAGAACCAACAGACTAAGGaggtcacttcccccccccccaccccaattccatTTCAAACTGCTGGATATTTTGTTAGGAACAAGggcacctccttctcctccaccccaccccacccatcaagTTTCTGTGCCTAGGACCAAGGTGGGGGGACCTGTGGGTCTCCTCGAGGCCTTGCTGGACTctcaactctcagcatccctgaGTGTACAGGGTCCTGCTGGCTGCTGGAGCTGGGAGTCCACAGGGCTGTCTACCTGAGACCTGCTCCGTTGACTCTTCCAGAGACCAGGTGATCAGATCTCCCAATGCCAAGTAAGGCTGGGAAATTGAGCCAAAGTCTGGAAACGTTACGGGAAATGCTGAAACCAATGGAAGACAGAAGTGGTGCTGACAAGTCTGGAGGAGAGAATGTGGACTCCTTCTGGTTCCGCAAGACATTCATGGTTGGGCCCCCAATTCCCCCTTCCTCAGAAGAGCTGCAAAGCTGCAATTTGGGGCAAGTGGAGCTTAACCTTTTGTCTGCCAACTGAGATCCCAGTGTACATATCAACTgcattttggggggcaggggaagaaagtGATGGATGGAGCCGGATTAAGTCACCTCTCCAAAATTGTCATTTGTCCCTTGCAAAAAGTCAAAACAACCCCCCCACCTGCTTTACAAACAAGTGCTTCCCCAACTCCACATATGCCTGTGAGCATGTAGTTCCAGCCACCCTGCAAGGGAATATGAGAGAAGCTCTACCTTATCCACACAGGGGTGCAAAGCAGCCGTGCCCTGGCAAGGTATCAACAGGGTGGGAAAGGACTTCCCGGCTGAAGTTAGGAGGACAGAAGAGAGTCAAGCAGAAGACAGCCAGCACCCAGCACCCTCAGCACCCAGTGACAGCCCTTCCAAGCTGCGTAACCAGGCCCAGCAAAGCACCTTGTGGGGACACCACCCCTTCCAGCAAACGGGCCCTGTCAGCATCCTTGCACTGCATTCTCCAGGGTCCAGCAGGCCAAGTAAACCCACCCAAAATCTCCAGGGGTCCCACAACTTTGAGCGAGGCCTCTGCAGTCAAATCTGAGCAACGTCCGAGTGTGATGAACTCGCAGGACCAGGAACCCCACTAAGAACCGCTTGCACTTCTGCTTTCAGGGAGGGGGgcgagtgcacacacacacccggggCCCCAATGTCCGTCTCCCAGCACTCGAACCCACAGGCGTCCAGGTCTTGGGTGGCGGCTGCAACTACTGCAGGAGGAGTGTCTGGCGAGAAAAGGCACAGAATCAGGCATTATGGCTGGGCTGGAGACACAAAATCAGAGAACTGTAGGGCTGGGAGGAGCTCTGGAGCTATAGGCCAGTGTTGTcaacgctgactggcagcagctctccagagcctCAACCACTAAAAGGTCAGGGCGAGAGATGGCTGGTAGTGGACTTTGCACCAGCAAAGCAGAACTTCCACTACTCAGCACAGAAGTCCTTATTAAAAGACTTGCTTTTTTCGCTTATCTCACTCTGGAAAGTGCTGTGCACATCAATGAAGCTGCATCAAGGACACCACCCCTGTAAAGTAGGCCACTGTGATTATCCCCATGTAACACATGAGAAAATGGCAAGAGGGACATCCCTAAGAGCTGCCTCGTGACTCCACAACCGAggtcagagtttaagggccaaacTCCCCGGCTCACATTTGGGCTTATGCACTCCCCAGATGAAAGtttgcaagcaaataaataagagtGTCCCCAGGATGCGCAGCATCTCCTGACCTGGCCGTAGCAAAGTGATGGCGCAGCCGCCTCCCCCTGCGCCCGTCAGCTTGCTGTGCAGCCCGTGAGAGGCGGTGACCTGGCAGACTCTGTCCAGGGAGGAATGGCTAACTCCAATCACATCCAGGTGGTGCTGGTTAATGTCAATGAGTTCCTGTTCAGAAGGAGAAAGACCAGCATattgttaacctgtggaacttgctgccacaggaggcagggatggccaccaacacgaatggctttaaaagaggaatggacaaattGACATGAGGTCTACGCTCTGCCTCCAGAGGCAGAAGTGCTTCTGCAGATCTGTTTCTTGAGACGACAGAAAGGGAGAGTTCCTCTGGTGCTCaagcctgcttgtgggcttcccttcagagcatctggttggcgactgtgagaacagtAGGCTGGGCTACATGGCCCcctgggctgatccagcaggatcttcttatggCCTTGCATAAACATGGGAAGTGGGAAGGGACAGGATTTGGCCAACAGCAAGATCCCAGCCACAGGGCCAGCCCCAAACACTGCATAGCCAGAGGTGGAAGCCAAGATGGCGACACCCTTGCCAACATCCCATGCTCAGAAGCTGACCAGACGAGTGGCTGAATCTGACTCCAGGGCTGGGGATGGAGCACCACCCTTGCCCACTGCACCCAAGGGAGGGCCTGAAGGGACGTTAGGACACGGGGAAGACACAGCTCGCTCTGGTTGCTTTGCTGCAACCACTCTGCACCTGCAGCCTCACTCTGTAGTCGCACACACAGGATTTAGCAAGCTGGAACTGCCCCATCTGCTTTCGCCTCTTCCCGGTGATGTCCTGCCCCTCCTGGCTGGTTTCaaagaggaggaaacaaaggGTTCCTCACCTCCAGCACAAGGTAGTGCTCCTGAGATGGACGATCGGCCATTGCTTTGAGGACATCTTCGCACTCCTGGGAAATGGCGTCAATCGAGGCCAGCACCGGCTCCATTATGgcaggaaactgcaggaggaaaaaAGGGATTTCCTCCACCTAAGAATGGCATACCACTCAAAACCTCCCTCCAGTTTAACCGACAGTCACACTTTTCTCATGTAGCCGGCATTTAACCAGTTTTGCAACCAaaatatcatggggggggggggactcagagtCCCAATTAATGGAAGAGGCAATtgtttcatttattgtatttataccccagctttcTTCCTTCAAGGAGCACCCAATAGATAGATCTTCCCCTCATTTCCAgccctccacaacaaccctgcaaggtaggttaggctgagaggcagtgattggcccaaagtcatggccaagtgggacttgaaccctggtctcccaggccagTAATCCAACCCTCTAACTACTAGGCCATACTGGTTTTGTATCAGAAGCAATACCTTCAGCACCTTGTCTTTAACCCCTGCAACCAGGACCTTGGTGCTCCGAGGAACCTTGGTGTTGGTCAATAAAATCCGTAGAGTGGGGATtctaagaagaaaagaagaacagagaGTCAAAACATGTTGTCTCTTCTCCAACACGGGCAGGCAAGCCAATTCACTCCATGTTTTTCCACTTCACTTTAATCCTCTGCAAGTGAAGGAGATGCCAAATGTTGTGAGGGAGCAGGAACTATGGGTGGTTACCAGCCCTGGGGGctgtgctctgccccccccccccgtcagagGCAGCCGtgtttctgaatcccagctgctgggaagaggggagagctgctcttgtgcttggatcccacttgtgggtttcccatattgggcatctggttggtcacggtgagaacaggatggtggactgggTGGtccattggctggatccagcagacCTTTCTGTTCTTAtacagtggctggggcagcccagacagattggcagggtataaataatattaactattattattttagggtTGCCCATGTTCTCTAGGGTATTCATAGGCCCTCCCTCCAAGATCCCAGGGCAGAAAGAGGGACAAGGCCTGAGCTCAGGGGTAGGGAGGGCACCTGCCTGGCAAGCAGGTGGTCTCAGGCCCAATCCCTGACTTCATCCCAAAACCGGGCTGGGAGAgattctctgcctgaaaccccagagagctgctgccagtcagggcagacgTGACTGAGCTAGGTcaaccaacagtctgactcagaataaatCAGCTTCCCACGTTACAACTCAGCCTTAAAAGTTTGTGATGTAGAAATACACACTAGTTGAGCTAATGGAGCATCCTCTTCAGTAGCTACAGTCTGGTGGTGTGTATCCTGACAGGCAGCGCCTCTCGAGGAAGGAGGGGTCCCATGCAGCCCCACCAACGGACGTGGGGCCTTCTGCAGGCTCAGAACCAGgaccagcgcccccccccccgcccccatgacaGGAGTCCACGATGCCAGCCACTTTTGTTTGCATGACCACTGCACAGCCATTAAGGACTTCACACAAGACAGGGACCTCGACCCAAAAGCTTAAACGTCATTAGGAGCCACGTTGTGGTTAGAATTACCTCAGCGCGCCGCCAGAGGCCATTTAGCTGCCTGACAAAAGGCCTGTGTCTTGTGAACCAAAATAACTTTGCTTTCTAATACCATCTGCGATAATGAACCAGTGCCTGATGTTAGCGGCTAATAGAGCAATTTCACGCCCCACGAAAGATTTTAATGGAGTCTGATTATGGTTCATTGGCAGAAGGGATCAGGGTGGCCAACAGCTGAAAAATAAACCCCTTGCATTCTGTCCTCAGACCCTTTGTAATTTTAAGCAAGCAAGTTATTCCTTAAATGCCATTTGCTTGCAAAAAGTCAGAGCACCTATAAGCATCTCGCAAGGCTGAGGAATTAATATTGATCCTTTGTGTGTGGAGTTTTTTAGGTGCCAGAGAGGGAAATGAACTCAAAGCTGCATAGTGAtgtgagaatattctctgctagaaaattctccggagaatattctccacaaactgtgaATTCTAATGTAAGcaccagttttacaacccacattttaaaaatctagtaaataataagtcaagctgcGAAATTGTCAGTGTAAGTCTTGAATAATGGATTTTTTtgatccagttacattactgggcattgtgtcattcaccactggcagttatgaaatgtgagctacagaaaacattattattttttaattttaacagTTATTACGTGTTAGAGCTATTAGAAGCACAAGATAGCCTATTACTGAATTTACTTGTATCAAACCTTAACATACCAATTGTATTTTTTGACTTGTCCTATAACATGTTCTAATGGAAGAATAAAATATGATTTAACTACTGAGTTTCCATATACCAAACCTTAACATGACAATTACTGGTGCCATCACCTTAGAATGGTTTAACTTTAACTATAAAAcatgttttactttttaatttgaTACTTGCAAGTGACAAGTAGGCTTGTGCTTATATATATTTTCACTGTGGTTCCTTTACTAAACAACAAGTTTCCCTATATGTCAACAGTGCTGACCTGCTGACCAATAAGAAAGTGTTttctgtacagtttttggttgccacctgaacaagtttacccatgaataaacatgtatattaactaattatatatgcaattcattaaaatgaatattctcctattttacaTGAGAATTCTCTAATATACTCATTAATTGAGAATATCcttgagaatattctccaaaagattattctcgagaatttaacatcactagagCTGCATCACCATATTCAACGCCCTTCCCCACAAAAAGGGGATAAAAGCAGATTCCTCAAACATAAAAGCcccagaagagccctgctgctggGTCTGGCCAGTGCGGGCCCATCTAGTCCCCTCTCCTGCTCTCATAGTGGGCAGCCAGAAGCCTGTTgggagcctgcaagcagcacctgaaGGCCACAGGACTCTGCTCACCTGCCCTGCCCAGCAGCTGGGAATGAGAGGTGTAACACcttcgaaagtggagggtgaacacagccatcatggccaggagCCCCtgagagcctcctcctcctcctcctccatgaatttctcttttGCAGCCATCTCATGTGGTGGCCATCACAAAGAGCAAATATAGTCTGAAACCCATCAGCCTTCCCAAAGAGGGGGAGAAGCCCATCAGATGTGCAGCTAATTAACCACATTCATCACACTGAAAATAGTTTTTATGCAGCATAAATATTAATGCTCAGAGTgaacttttacctttttaacggCAATATTTTTCCTGACTGGTATCTCAAAGCTCCACCTAAAAgtttcaggggagggggagaagaagagcgTTAACACTGTTTCAGAAGATGTCTTGTTTTCCATGACCAGGCACAAAGAACACAATTTACAATGAACAATACAGAGCAACGTCGATTCACTCCTTTGTcacaaaggaagggagagaaggaaaggaatcCTGATCTTTGAAGAAAGATATCTGCAGATAGTTTCAAAGGGGCAGCTTCATCTAGGATGTGAGGGAGACCCCAGCATGTGAGgcaggatgccccccccccagatggagACTGTGGTGTGAAACCAGTGGAATTAACATCCAGCAAACCATTCAATGCTGTCACTTGTGAACTGAGTTGGGGGGAAATATTtgatttagtacagtggtacctccggttacgaacttaattcattctggaggtccgttcttaacccgaaaccattcttaacctgagccgtgctttcgctaatggggcctcccgctgccgccgccgtgcaccttccactcgcatcctggggcaaaggtcACTACCAGGAGCATcaacttctgggttagcggagcttgttacccaaagcgttcttaaggaggacggtacgtaacccgaggtggtggactcttctaccttggaggattttaagcagaggctggatggccatcagtcatggatgctttatttgagattcctgcattgcagggggttggactggatgactctcaaGGTACctcccaactctgtgattctatgatttacacAGCGTGTAGCTCAACtacggaactcactcccacaggaggcagtgatggtcacaaACTTGGATGCTTTaagagaggactggacaaattcatggagaaggctagagatggctggaggcagcaaagcttctgaatagcagctgccagaaaccacagagagggctgttgtgctcaggtcaaGCAGGCGGGTCCCACTTGGggcctctggctggccactgtgagaacagggtcctgatccagcaggctcttcttatgttaaatCATAGAGAGAGAAAGCACTTACCCCAGGTCCCCACAGCGTTATCCACTCCAGAGGGGTTGCCATGGATCACCTGCTCTCCTCGGAAGGCCCACCTGTTGATTAGGTCCAGCTCATCCTCAGCCCACCTGGAAGGCAGAAAACAGCCTCACACCATGCCAGAGAGTCTGTCCATGCAGACCAGCATTGCCTATTGTGGCGTGGTTGTTAGTGTTGGCCTGGGACCTGGGAAgacggggttcaaatccccactcagccatgaagctcacgggctgaccttgggggccagccactgcctctcagcctaacctacctcacagggttgctgtgaggggagagagaaccttgagctccatggaagaaaggtgtgatataaatttaataaataataatgttggcTGGTTGTATTTGGAAGCAGTTCTTCCAGGTTCTTATACTTAGGCAAAGAAAAATAACTTTCTATATCTATTTGTTTGTGTTTGCGACAGATAATTGAACAGATAAAATAGCTGAATGAGGTAGAAGCGAATCCATCAGCatttcacgccccccccccattggttggatggccatctctcagggatgctTCAGCCAAGATGCTAGCATTGCAGGTACTTGAGCCAGGTGATCCTTCCGACTCTACAGCTCTGTGATTTCTATGATGCCCAGCTCTCTGGGGCTCCTACCTGGCTACAGACTGGCCCTCGCCCAGAGGGTAGCTGATGATCCCACACCCAGAAAGCAACGCCCCTGCGAGGCAGACAGAATAAGCAGCACTGGAACCTAACCCAGCACCTGTGGGCAGCTCAGACCACAGCAGGATGTCCATGCTTGGAAGGACCCTGAAAGACAcaacattacaaaaataaaaaataaaccacctGTCATTCCATCATTTACTGAGCAGGACCAACAAGGAAGAACAGGAATGAGTTGCATTATCCTGTCACACAGACAACAGAGCAAATCTGTTTGCTCTGGCTCTGGTGATCATAGGAGGCTGGCCGGTACTGggccagacccttggtccatctagcctagtattgtctACAAGGACTTGCAGCAACAGCTGTATCCAGGATGCTGCAGGGGATGgcacctggggccttctgcatgcagcgcagatgttctcccactgagccatgacccttCAGCAGCTCCTGAAGCAAGGGGTTCACCTTGC is a genomic window containing:
- the MVK gene encoding mevalonate kinase isoform X1; its protein translation is MRERSFVVSAPGKVILHGEHAVVHGKVALAVALNLRTFLQMTLRNDGKVLIHLPNIGTRLHWETSELEPLLAAFPAGLIDSQPPSPEQVEKLKEFVGAAEGAAAATHSLAVVAFLYLYLSVASKCGVLPSMDILLWSELPTGAGLGSSAAYSVCLAGALLSGCGIISYPLGEGQSVARWAEDELDLINRWAFRGEQVIHGNPSGVDNAVGTWGGALRYQSGKILPLKRIPTLRILLTNTKVPRSTKVLVAGVKDKVLKFPAIMEPVLASIDAISQECEDVLKAMADRPSQEHYLVLEELIDINQHHLDVIGVSHSSLDRVCQVTASHGLHSKLTGAGGGGCAITLLRPDTPPAVVAAATQDLDACGFECWETDIGAPGVCVHSPPSLKAEVQAVLSGVPGPASSSHSDVAQI
- the MVK gene encoding mevalonate kinase isoform X3: MRERSFVVSAPGKVILHGEHAVVHGKVALAVALNLRTFLQMTLRNDGKVLIHLPNIGTRLHWETSELEPLLAAFPAGLIDSQPPSPEQVEKLKEFVGAAEGAAAATHSLAVVAFLYLYLSVASKCGVLPSMDILLWSELPTGAGLGSSAAYSVCLAGALLSGCGIISYPLGEGQSVARWAEDELDLINRWAFRGEQVIHGNPSGVDNAVGTWGGALRYQSGKILPLKRIPTLRILLTNTKVPRSTKVLVAGVKDKVLKFPAIMEPVLASIDAISQECEDVLKAMADRPSQEHYLVLEELIDINQHHLDVIGVSHSSLDRVCQVTASHGLHSKLTGAGGGGCAITLLRPGVVSLMQLH
- the MVK gene encoding mevalonate kinase isoform X2 is translated as MRERSFVVSAPGKVILHGEHAVVHGKVALAVALNLRTFLQMTLRNDGKVLIHLPNIGTRLHWETSELEPLLAAFPAGLIDSQPPSPEQVEKLKEFVGAAEGAAAATHSLAVVAFLYLYLSVASKCGVLPSMDILLWSELPTGAGLGSSAAYSVCLAGALLSGCGIISYPLGEGQSVARWAEDELDLINRWAFRGEQVIHGNPSGVDNAVGTWGGALRYQSGKILPLKRIPTLRILLTNTKVPRSTKVLVAGVKDKVLKFPAIMEPVLASIDAISQECEDVLKAMADRPSQEHYLVLEELIDINQHHLDVIGVSHSSLDRVCQVTASHGLHSKLTGAGGGGCAITLLRPGITTIVRGAQG